AAATTTATGCTGCAGAAGGCTACAGGGTTATGGCTGTGGATGCGGATCCGGATGCTAACCTGGCAGCTGCGCTAGGATTCCCGGAGGATAAGCTGAATAAAATTTTACCTCTTTCTGAGATGAGAGATCTCATAGCGGAAAGGACCGGAGCTCAGCCCGGTCTTATGGGCCAGATGTTTACACTGAATCCGAAAGTGGAAGATATACCTGAAAGATTTTGCGCCGAGCATGAGGGCGTGAGACTGCTGGTAATGGGCGGTATAAAAAAGGGTGGTTCGGGTTGTGCCTGCCCGGAACACACCTTTTTACGGGCTATAATGCGCCACCTGCTACTTGAGAGCAAAGATGTACTGATAGTGGACATGGAAGCAGGGATCGAACATTTGGGGAGAGCCACGGCGGAT
The DNA window shown above is from Thermosediminibacter oceani DSM 16646 and carries:
- a CDS encoding AAA family ATPase, which translates into the protein MKIAVTGKGGVGKTTLAGVLAKIYAAEGYRVMAVDADPDANLAAALGFPEDKLNKILPLSEMRDLIAERTGAQPGLMGQMFTLNPKVEDIPERFCAEHEGVRLLVMGGIKKGGSGCACPEHTFLRAIMRHLLLESKDVLIVDMEAGIEHLGRATADAVDAFIVVVEPGLRSINTYHSIKKLAADIGIPRVLVVGNKIGNIDDEKFIKSSVGEEKLLGMIKYDPRIAEADRNGLSPYYTSEEVRQAVAAIKDEIDKLVCAG